In Rhineura floridana isolate rRhiFlo1 chromosome 1, rRhiFlo1.hap2, whole genome shotgun sequence, the following proteins share a genomic window:
- the LOC133375539 gene encoding epiplakin-like: MPQDKQFAKRDTEEVPIVQVREEPRWPFPSAVDLREDHVIAGILKEPGQERLSIRQAMHRGLLTHGMGLALLEHQAVSGYIVDLANNRLLSVRDAKNAGLVDREHFNTLLLAEKAVTGYTDPFSGNKISIFQAIKKGLLIKDHGIRLLEAQVATGGLIHPMHSHRLPVEVAYKWGYLDSEIFHLISNPTNHTKRCFDPNAHENLTYLQLLPRCILDPVSGLLMFQVMDKGSVHLDENMRKCLKSATIKVHLGLFQGEEVSIWDLLFSRYVPRHKRQELLRQYKAGTITLQEIAQILTTIITDVETRSNPSYLKKLRPTQEMALPETERWKHAPEQEETDKALKSRMVKVPAGEFRGRKVSVWELLHSKYLPKEKRKEILKQYRAGILTVDQMETVVTAIVAKIEEEKARELGHMTGTGPEERDRSDHQEAQLRQSLRLIRVPVASGEFKGQNVPVLDLLYSNYFTQDKRRELMELYRTGALSPEQMTLAVSKTLQKAEASRKKFSVRVKSRSKEASKEVKVADPSPSKHADDALKAELVTLSTGEFQGQQLSVWDLLFSHYLTRDKREELLGKYREGKFSVQELSSMLTILASLHDLFYSLEQTQTMTSSCSSAQDTPGPLTTSKEEEEEEEEDDDGDDGDDGQDEKDEVLKSRMVEVPIGEFHGQKVSVWELLHSKYFPEKKGKEILQMYRIGILTADQMETVVTAVVTKLGEDKSRGGQQVNITSPDAGASNETGRACFPKDRTMETLTFEFPVGEFQGRQVSMWDLLFSTYVSEAKRQELLMRFITGAMSSQELVTILTALIIEEHKRRSTTSILHLFSLLYPETCYMMFGPSQAQTASMPNLLHAQEEEAHKAGRVTFSEITVTTTVIHGPEQKQEQPAAGQPAAGGRFWN; encoded by the coding sequence ATGCCGCAGGACAAGCAGTTTGCCAAGAGGGACACAGAAGAAGTACCAATAGTCCAAGTCCGTGAAGAGCCACGCTGGCCCTTTCCTTCTGCAGTAGACCTGAGAGAGGACCATGTCATTGCGGGCATCCTCAAGGAGCCTGGCCAGGAGAGGCTGAGCATCCGGCAAGCTATGCACAGGGGCCTCTTGACCCATGGAATGGGCCTGGCTCTGCTGGAGCACCAAGCTGTCTCAGGGTACATTGTTGATTTGGCAAACAATCGGCTGCTGTCTGTGAGGGATGCAAAGAATGCTGGCCTCGTTGACCGAGAGCATTTCAACACACTCCTCCTTGCAGAGAAAGCTGTGACGGGCTACACTGACCCCTTCTCTGGGAACAAAATCTCCATCTTCCAGGCTATAAAGAAAGGCCTGCTGATCAAAGATCATGGCATCCGCCTGCTGGAGGCACAGGTCGCCACTGGGGGCCTCATCCACCCCATGCATAGCCACCGCCTCCCTGTGGAGGTGGCCTATAAGTGGGGCTACTTGGACTCAGAAATTTTCCACCTGATCTCCAATCCCACCAACCACACCAAAAGGTGCTTTGATCCCAATGCCCATGAGAACCTCACATACCTGCAGCTGCTGCCTAGGTGCATCCTTGACCCTGTCAGTGGCCTGCTGATGTTTCAGGTGATGGACAAGGGGTCTGTCCATCTGGATGAGAATATGCGGAAGTGCTTAAAGTCTGCCACAATCAAAGTGCATCTGGGGCTTTTCCAGGGCGAAGAAGTCTCCATCTGGGACCTCCTCTTCTCCAGGTACGTCCCTCGGCATAAGAGGCAGGAGCTGCTGAGGCAGTACAAAGCTGGCACCATCACCCTTCAGGAGATCGCCCAGATACTCACCACCATCATCACTGACGTGGAGACCAGAAGCAACCCCAGCTATTTGAAGAAGCTGAGACCCACCCAAGAAATGGCTCTTCCAGAGACCGAGAGATGGAAGCATGCGCCAGAGCAGGAAGAAACGGACAAGGCGCTCAAGTCCAGGATGGTCAAGGTGCCGGCTGGGGAGTTCCGGGGGCGGAAGGTCTCTGTGTGGGAACTGCTGCACTCCAAGTACCTCCCgaaggagaagagaaaggagaTCCTGAAACAATACAGGGCGGGCATCCTCACTGTAGACCAAATGGAGACCGTGGTCACTGCCATTGTAGCCAAAATAGAGGAGGAGAAAGCCAGAGAGCTGGGCCACATGACTGGCACAGGTCCGGAAGAACGAGACAGGTCTGACCACCAGGAAGCACAACTGAGGCAATCGTTACGGCTGATACGTGTCCCTGTGGCATCTGGAGAGTTTAAAGGGCAAAATGTTCCTGTGCTGGACCTCCTCTATTCAAACTATTTCACGCAGGATAAAAGACGGGAGCTGATGGAGCTGTACAGGACAGGAGCGCTCAGCCCTGAACAGATGACGTTGGCTGTTAGCAAAACCCTGCAAAAGGCAGAAGCCAGCAGAAAGAAGTTCTCTGTCAGAGTGAAAAGCCGGAGCAAAGAGGCATCCAAGGAGGTGAAGGTTGCAGATCCCTCGCCCAGCAAGCACGCAGATGATGCGCTGAAGGCCGAATTGGTCACATTGTCAACTGGAGAGTTCCAGGGCCAGCAGCTGTCTGTGTGGGATCTCCTTTTCTCTCACTACCTCACGAGAGACAAACGGGAGGAGCTTCTAGGGAAGTACCGAGAGGGCAAGTTCAGTGTCCAGGAACTTTCATCCATGCTCACCATCCTGGCTTCTCTGCATGACCTGTTCTACAGTCTGGAGCAGACACAGACAATGACCAGTAGCTGCTCCTCAGCCCAAGACACGCCTGGTCCTCTCACAACatcaaaggaggaagaggaggaggaagaggaagacgaTGATGGTGATGACGGTGACGATGGACAGGATGAAAAGGACGAGGTCTTGAAGTCCAGGATGGTCGAGGTCCCCATCGGGGAATTCCATGGGCAGAAGGTCTCTGTGTGGGAGCTTCTCCACTCCAAGTACTTCCCagagaagaaagggaaagaaatctTGCAGATGTACAGGATTGGAATCCTGACAGCTGACCAAATGGAAACAGTGGTCACCGCTGTTGTAACCAAACTAGGGGAGGATAAGTCCAGAGGTGGACAGCAGGTGAACATCACCAGCCCAGATGCAGGGGCATCAAACGAAACAGGGCGTGCTTGCTTTCCCAAGGACAGGACCATGGAAACCCTCACCTTTGAGTTTCCtgttggagaattccaagggCGGCAGGTCTCCATGTGGGACTTGCTCTTCTCCACGTATGTCTCCGAAGCCAAAAGGCAGGAACTTCTGATGAGGTTCATCACAGGAGCAATGAGCAGCCAGGAACTGGTCACCATCCTCACCGCCCTCATCATCGAAGAGCACAAGCGGAGAAGCACCACAAGTATTCTACACCTGTTCAGCCTGTTGTACCCCGAAACCTGCTATATGATGTTTGGGCCATCCCAGGCTCAGACGGCCTCCATGCCCAACCTCCTCCATGCCCAGGAAGAAGAAGCACATAAAGCCGGAAGAGTGACCTTCAGCGAAATCACAGTGACCACCACAGTTATTCATGGGCCTGAGCAGAAGCAGGAGCAGCCTGCAGCAGGGCAGCCTGCAGCAGGGGGCAGATTCTGGAACTGA